CCGAGGCCGGCAAACAGGCCCCTCCTGCCAGCGGGTCCTCCAGTGGAGGGAGCAAGTGATGGAGATCATGCAGGTCACCGGCTCGATCATCTGCACCCAGCGGGTTGAGGGGCTGCTGCACTGGAATCTGCGCACGCTGCGCAACGCCAAGGGCAAGCTCGCCGTGGCGGTGGATCCGGTCGGCGCCTCGCCCGGCAACTGGGTGTTCACCGCCAGTGGCTCGGCCGCCCGCTTCGCCTGCGGGGTGCCGGACACCCAGACGGATCTGACCATCGGCGGGATCATCGATTTCTGGGAACCCGATGGCTAGGTGATCCTCTGCCGGCCGGCCCGCCCGGGGCCGTGCCGATGCGCCTCCCTTCTCCCTTCCCTGCCGTCCGCCGCCCGCCATGGCCAGCCCCACATCCCGATCCCAAGGAAAGGCGACCACGCCGGCGCCAGCCGCCAGCCCCGCTGCTGGCAGCAAGCCTGCGGTTCCGGCCGCGGTCCCCGCCCCCACGGTGGCGGCCACGCCGGCCAGCCCAGCACCCGCGGCGGCTCCCACTCCGGCCACCGCTCCGCCGGCGGCCGTCAAGGCCGGCAGCAGCTCTGCGTCCACCACCCCCGCGACCCGCAAGGCGTCCAGCACCAGCGCCAGAGCCCTTCCCGCC
This portion of the Cyanobium sp. NIES-981 genome encodes:
- a CDS encoding carboxysome peptide B, translating into MEIMQVTGSIICTQRVEGLLHWNLRTLRNAKGKLAVAVDPVGASPGNWVFTASGSAARFACGVPDTQTDLTIGGIIDFWEPDG